One window of the Pieris brassicae chromosome Z, ilPieBrab1.1, whole genome shotgun sequence genome contains the following:
- the LOC123718568 gene encoding uncharacterized protein LOC123718568 isoform X2, with product MNKVHHKKHCLSLKTEETPVVYDENSDYQNVSCMQIVDESGKSNVLDLLNMTLIKCYTAEGESYRLVSSNSECDDSETVTCILSNEEDDQEQFVVVDENNIYLQAEYAENEENPKTETVNQQPSPQWILEKAKAYQQSKTLLASLQRRQRKGRRRKGELPPAHELLTSPTFKLYLYSCKMCNFKCNAIKELQAHRAAEHIGGNSYRGRNSTIALQCPKCPYRAHTHGQLSKHISQSHVKRETSVTYSEAINLDTDEVNAADVLVCGACGFESPSKEVFRTHIQKEHGAMAC from the exons ATGAACAAGGTACATCACAAGAAGCATTGTCTGAGTTTAAAGACGGAA GAAACTCCAGTTGTATATGACGAAAATAGCGATTACCAAAATGTTTCTTGTATGCAAATTGTTGACGAATCGGGGAAGAGCAATGTGCTGGATTTGCTGAATATGACCCTCATCAA atgttACACCGCCGAAGGTGAATCCTATCGTTTGGTGTCGAGCAATTCTGAGTGTGATGACTCGGAGACGGTGACGTGTATATTGTCAAACGAAGAAGACG atCAAGAACAATTTGTGGTTGTGgacgaaaataatatatatctacaaGCCGAATATGCTGAAAACGAAGAAAATCCAAAAACAGAGACCGTG AACCAGCAACCGAGCCCGCAATGGATATTGGAAAAGGCGAAAGCGTATCAGCAATCGAA GACACTTCTAGCCAGCCTTCAAAGGCGTCAACGTAAAGGCCGCAGACGCAAAGGTGAACTACCACCTGCGCACGAGTTACTAACATCACCGACTTTCAAACTGTATCTGTATTCGTGTAAaatgtgcaattttaaatgtaatgcgATTAAAGAGCTGCAGGCGCATCGG GCCGCTGAACATATTGGTGGCAATTCATACCGTGGTAGGAATTCTACAATAGCTCTGCAATGTCCAAAGTGTCCATACAGGGCACACACTCATGGCCAG ctgtCAAAACACATCAGTCAAAGTCACGTTAAACGCGAGACATCTGTGACGTACAGCGAAGCGATAAATTTGGACACAGACGAAGTAAATGCAGCCGATGTGTTGGTATGTGGTGCGTGCGGGTTCGAATCCCCGTCGAAGGAGGTTTTCCGAACTCACATACAGAAGGAGCATGGCGCTATGgcttgttaa
- the LOC123718574 gene encoding uncharacterized protein LOC123718574 isoform X1, with protein sequence MSKKMQRTTCMAPIKFGLFKARSREQQEQPSTENLLQSTHSINQAGTPDSPIPSTSKGLVEDLSPLDFAVLNLDDDDDIISERSISRRSSLSKIEEPGMNYRHFHNPSLTSTSTLDEIHIYDEPATHIDASTSNDAHSSQLDINSSQFDINSSQFDIDSSQYDINYDASEFDASSIAPSEDLSVYCAMMKKPKKSRSKEQQLRDIDMWQASNIDVMQNLLNRSGTLDEQIKWEAIATARGLCTLTDSCTCDDCTGAKYLAGITEGDGGLGTAPLFNAINVGCQIQ encoded by the exons ATGTCGAAGAAAATGCAGAGAACCACCTG TATGGCGCCGATTAAGTTCGGTCTTTTCAAAGCCAGGAGTAGAGAGCAGCAGGAGCAACCGTCTACTGAAAATCTTCTACAGTCAACCCATAGTATCAATCAag CTGGAACCCCTGATTCACCAATACCATCGACCAGCAAGGGTCTAGTGGAGGATTTGTCACCTCTGGACTTTGCTGTGTTGAACCtggatgatgatgatgat ATCATATCAGAACGAAGTATATCAAGGCGGAGCAGTCTTAGCAAAATTGAAGAACCCGGT ATGAACTACCGTCATTTCCACAACCCCTCCCTAACATCAACATCTACCCTCGACGAAATCCACATATACGACGAACCAGCTACACACATAGACGCCTCCACATCCAACGACGCACACTCTTCACAATTAGACATAAACTCCTCACAGTTTGACATTAACTCCTCACAATTTGACATTGACTCCTCACAATATGACATAAACTACGACGCGTCAGAATTCGACGCGTCATCGATCGCACCTAGCGAGGATTTGTCCGTCTACTGTGCGATGATGAAGAAGCCGAAGAAAAGTAGGTCTAAGGAACAGCAGTTGAGGGACATTGATATGTGGCAAGCGAGTAATATCGATGTTATGCAG AATCTCCTAAACCGCAGCGGAACACTAGACGAACAAATAAAATGGGAGGCAATTGCCACCGCGCGTGGTTTGTGTACGCTAACAGACAGTTGTACATGCGACGACTGCACTGGGGCAAAATACCTGGCTGGGATCACCGAGGGGGACGGGGGGTTGGGTACGGCACCGCTTTTCAACGCCATCAACGTGGGATGTCAAATACAATAA
- the LOC123718574 gene encoding uncharacterized protein LOC123718574 isoform X2, which produces MAPIKFGLFKARSREQQEQPSTENLLQSTHSINQAGTPDSPIPSTSKGLVEDLSPLDFAVLNLDDDDDIISERSISRRSSLSKIEEPGMNYRHFHNPSLTSTSTLDEIHIYDEPATHIDASTSNDAHSSQLDINSSQFDINSSQFDIDSSQYDINYDASEFDASSIAPSEDLSVYCAMMKKPKKSRSKEQQLRDIDMWQASNIDVMQNLLNRSGTLDEQIKWEAIATARGLCTLTDSCTCDDCTGAKYLAGITEGDGGLGTAPLFNAINVGCQIQ; this is translated from the exons ATGGCGCCGATTAAGTTCGGTCTTTTCAAAGCCAGGAGTAGAGAGCAGCAGGAGCAACCGTCTACTGAAAATCTTCTACAGTCAACCCATAGTATCAATCAag CTGGAACCCCTGATTCACCAATACCATCGACCAGCAAGGGTCTAGTGGAGGATTTGTCACCTCTGGACTTTGCTGTGTTGAACCtggatgatgatgatgat ATCATATCAGAACGAAGTATATCAAGGCGGAGCAGTCTTAGCAAAATTGAAGAACCCGGT ATGAACTACCGTCATTTCCACAACCCCTCCCTAACATCAACATCTACCCTCGACGAAATCCACATATACGACGAACCAGCTACACACATAGACGCCTCCACATCCAACGACGCACACTCTTCACAATTAGACATAAACTCCTCACAGTTTGACATTAACTCCTCACAATTTGACATTGACTCCTCACAATATGACATAAACTACGACGCGTCAGAATTCGACGCGTCATCGATCGCACCTAGCGAGGATTTGTCCGTCTACTGTGCGATGATGAAGAAGCCGAAGAAAAGTAGGTCTAAGGAACAGCAGTTGAGGGACATTGATATGTGGCAAGCGAGTAATATCGATGTTATGCAG AATCTCCTAAACCGCAGCGGAACACTAGACGAACAAATAAAATGGGAGGCAATTGCCACCGCGCGTGGTTTGTGTACGCTAACAGACAGTTGTACATGCGACGACTGCACTGGGGCAAAATACCTGGCTGGGATCACCGAGGGGGACGGGGGGTTGGGTACGGCACCGCTTTTCAACGCCATCAACGTGGGATGTCAAATACAATAA
- the LOC123718568 gene encoding uncharacterized protein LOC123718568 isoform X1: MSDEQGTSQEALSEFKDGSNLEIVEIQCEKDLQEETPVVYDENSDYQNVSCMQIVDESGKSNVLDLLNMTLIKCYTAEGESYRLVSSNSECDDSETVTCILSNEEDDQEQFVVVDENNIYLQAEYAENEENPKTETVNQQPSPQWILEKAKAYQQSKTLLASLQRRQRKGRRRKGELPPAHELLTSPTFKLYLYSCKMCNFKCNAIKELQAHRAAEHIGGNSYRGRNSTIALQCPKCPYRAHTHGQLSKHISQSHVKRETSVTYSEAINLDTDEVNAADVLVCGACGFESPSKEVFRTHIQKEHGAMAC, encoded by the exons ATGTCTGATGAACAAGGTACATCACAAGAAGCATTGTCTGAGTTTAAAGACGGAA gTAATTTAGAAATTGTTGAAATTCAATGTGAAAAGGATCTTCAAGAG GAAACTCCAGTTGTATATGACGAAAATAGCGATTACCAAAATGTTTCTTGTATGCAAATTGTTGACGAATCGGGGAAGAGCAATGTGCTGGATTTGCTGAATATGACCCTCATCAA atgttACACCGCCGAAGGTGAATCCTATCGTTTGGTGTCGAGCAATTCTGAGTGTGATGACTCGGAGACGGTGACGTGTATATTGTCAAACGAAGAAGACG atCAAGAACAATTTGTGGTTGTGgacgaaaataatatatatctacaaGCCGAATATGCTGAAAACGAAGAAAATCCAAAAACAGAGACCGTG AACCAGCAACCGAGCCCGCAATGGATATTGGAAAAGGCGAAAGCGTATCAGCAATCGAA GACACTTCTAGCCAGCCTTCAAAGGCGTCAACGTAAAGGCCGCAGACGCAAAGGTGAACTACCACCTGCGCACGAGTTACTAACATCACCGACTTTCAAACTGTATCTGTATTCGTGTAAaatgtgcaattttaaatgtaatgcgATTAAAGAGCTGCAGGCGCATCGG GCCGCTGAACATATTGGTGGCAATTCATACCGTGGTAGGAATTCTACAATAGCTCTGCAATGTCCAAAGTGTCCATACAGGGCACACACTCATGGCCAG ctgtCAAAACACATCAGTCAAAGTCACGTTAAACGCGAGACATCTGTGACGTACAGCGAAGCGATAAATTTGGACACAGACGAAGTAAATGCAGCCGATGTGTTGGTATGTGGTGCGTGCGGGTTCGAATCCCCGTCGAAGGAGGTTTTCCGAACTCACATACAGAAGGAGCATGGCGCTATGgcttgttaa